In Planctomycetaceae bacterium, the following proteins share a genomic window:
- a CDS encoding exosortase/archaeosortase family protein, producing the protein MQDVGKNDIETKSLSEQEFNWLSLSIHTYIKAAIIAVAVYFLFKTQIYSIVQRWINDSSWSHGFIIPLFSLYFINQKKKEILTTEFRPNYLGLVCLVMCLAAYPMFLFVYRFGYFMNLMIVPTIGAIVLFLGGWKLVKYTWLPITYLFFAIPLPAKLYNDITIPLRSHDAQIAAALLNMVKGLEANASGVVIDIVYNGVKLEPGLDVAEACSGMRLLMAFVALGVAMAYLHYRPAWQRFILLASTVPIAILCNIVRVVVTAFIYVLWDPIYAQGIYHDALGILMLPLAFGLYGFLAWFMSNVFVEETVQKEVVIRRKDSQ; encoded by the coding sequence ATGCAGGATGTTGGGAAAAACGATATAGAAACTAAAAGTTTATCGGAACAAGAATTCAACTGGTTGTCACTCTCTATTCACACTTATATCAAAGCGGCTATCATTGCGGTTGCGGTATATTTTTTGTTTAAGACGCAAATTTATTCAATTGTGCAGCGGTGGATAAATGACAGCAGTTGGTCGCACGGTTTTATCATCCCCTTGTTCAGTCTTTATTTTATCAATCAAAAGAAAAAAGAAATATTAACCACAGAATTCAGGCCGAATTATCTCGGCCTTGTGTGTTTGGTAATGTGTCTTGCGGCATATCCGATGTTCCTGTTTGTTTACAGGTTCGGTTATTTTATGAATCTTATGATAGTGCCGACTATCGGTGCGATAGTTTTATTTCTCGGCGGTTGGAAATTGGTCAAATATACGTGGCTTCCAATTACGTATCTGTTTTTCGCGATTCCTCTGCCGGCAAAACTTTATAACGATATTACAATTCCATTGCGTTCTCACGATGCACAAATTGCGGCAGCGCTTTTGAATATGGTTAAAGGGCTCGAAGCGAATGCCAGTGGTGTTGTTATTGATATTGTTTACAATGGCGTCAAGCTTGAGCCTGGACTGGATGTTGCCGAGGCGTGCAGCGGAATGAGGCTGCTGATGGCGTTTGTCGCTCTTGGCGTCGCGATGGCTTATCTGCATTACAGGCCGGCATGGCAAAGGTTTATCTTGCTTGCCAGTACAGTACCAATCGCAATCCTGTGCAATATTGTTCGAGTAGTTGTTACGGCATTTATTTATGTTCTGTGGGACCCGATTTATGCGCAGGGCATTTATCATGACGCTCTTGGTATTTTAATGCTTCCGCTTGCGTTTGGTTTGTATGGTTTTTTGGCGTGGTTTATGTCAAATGTTTTTGTTGAAGAAACCGTACAAAAGGAAGTCGTTATTCGCAGAAAGGATTCGCAGTAA
- a CDS encoding tetratricopeptide repeat protein: MAKRLNKKIAIIGSLFFIIVVLGAIYVVLRLNRNPEQYLKDARAELKKAEPDYKAAEKAYGYAFAYAKKDTKKKVDILFELVDMYMKTNDWRKASGCWNQVINFDTKNAKARHALLDYSYQVAMTGAWNAWKDIENNASEMIDKGLDTSPRMYRIKGQAMLELVRHGQMTDNEKSINEAIDILQKVCQEEPNNIETYQYVADAMVQKGGILASKGVLNAVENAHAEAGKILTKCIELNPNDPRAYINLYGSQLADTKNDKDKIKKIESDLIKLTQKFPDSPQAFFALAQVYVRNPKEADKAIAAVEKACELDKQNVAYAVTSATLYYRKYLVDKNPEYYQKAVDLATQALTYPDSLDIPGPKQRTSMINRYSLHSFLANCYLDQAMVVSEAQKADNLTLAEKEVHELNQILGTAENPYAIMWQGRLLLAKGQKNEGVKLLYDAFQKLTTGEQAQQGNDPQVGVLSYELARAFEGGTETGAVGLFYLNAYKNRMYENKPQMLLDFASSLMRIRDWKNATELIDSYDQYFGENDASRQLRISAYIGGNMYEQAEEKLAGLSEDDPNVLRLKNLYLSGVINKTMWDITQSQPAQGQTSAPQDTQALQLKAKLDQTKKESVRIMDKLAATGAKVLSEAEFAEMCKRYINDQEYKKAAGLVDNYAISHPNSINAGLYKLVLAEPAPGNITPERSNEIMLRAIENLKTPIDRELLLSGYYQAKGEMMEAVSHNRKVLDIAPDNGQALLNMLNISLGQQDFKEAENIVDSAVKYNIDLCDGEFFKAKIAYVKKDYQAAIERTNSCLEKRPIFSEAYLLRSQAYSASGKEDDAIKDAKKAYELNPFDAVIPRNLAYILYNRNQKLGSAASVEQITETRSALETAIRANPRDVDLQNFYAKYISSSEPERAIAVSQQILKMQPTVSNAIWLASLAMDVANSNTSAAKSGSAYYDIAISAYKTAYAMEPNDLRVLGGYSECLQRVGKADDAEKLLAGHDDLLWRFYARVGRLDDAEKLLSKLYDANPKDANNTKGMLFIARAKSDQANILKYSNELVKLDKSLDNQIVQIESLLEMGLSDEAQKKLNSLTEQYPDDARLAFLNAWLAAKQGKMAESLKLANRNLELDPANPRVWRLRGQINNAMNNFVEAISDFQKSKALADNAEVRIDLARAYARTNSVEQAISELTIAADDQSSLVARNMLEELYYATGNTERINKFYTETIAKYPNGVYWYNHAGNFALRLKEYDKALKFFDAAFQNSLKIKADLPDAESFDGKMRALLLTKKYEQLQAEATKYLETPLAPIAFERMAEAKANAGDKDGALQYFKRALEKAGTDETYIIGILGLMNNVIGYDETIKWCSERIQTQPNLLAVNLAMFNLYNIKEQYNKALEHINKCIEIAKDDEQKSYAFAANKTKLLMTMYAKMSDKKYLNMAIEEYESVLKKQPTNIEVMNNLAYILADNDVSVGKALEYAQKAYQAAPNNGSILDTYAYVLFKNGKTKEADEFINRSIQQYEQGKMNAPLEVYEHVGMIKEKLEQKDKALEAYKRAMELAGDSNLPDVKSRINASIERLNSK; encoded by the coding sequence ATGGCAAAAAGATTAAACAAAAAAATTGCAATTATAGGTTCGCTTTTTTTCATAATAGTTGTTTTGGGCGCAATATATGTCGTTTTAAGACTGAACCGAAATCCGGAGCAATATTTGAAAGACGCCCGTGCCGAATTGAAGAAGGCCGAGCCTGACTACAAGGCTGCTGAAAAGGCTTATGGGTATGCGTTTGCTTATGCCAAAAAGGATACAAAGAAGAAAGTCGATATCCTTTTTGAACTTGTTGATATGTATATGAAAACAAATGACTGGCGTAAGGCGTCCGGCTGCTGGAATCAGGTTATAAACTTTGATACGAAAAATGCAAAAGCTCGTCATGCATTGCTTGATTACAGTTATCAGGTGGCTATGACCGGCGCCTGGAATGCATGGAAAGATATCGAAAACAACGCTTCAGAAATGATTGATAAGGGGCTTGATACTTCGCCGAGAATGTATCGTATAAAAGGCCAGGCTATGCTGGAACTTGTACGACACGGCCAAATGACTGACAATGAAAAAAGCATAAATGAAGCGATCGATATTCTGCAAAAAGTATGTCAGGAAGAGCCGAATAATATTGAAACTTATCAGTATGTAGCCGATGCGATGGTGCAGAAAGGCGGAATCCTTGCATCTAAAGGTGTGCTGAATGCGGTCGAAAACGCGCACGCAGAAGCCGGCAAAATACTCACAAAATGTATTGAGCTGAATCCGAACGACCCCAGGGCGTATATCAATCTTTACGGTAGTCAGCTTGCAGACACTAAAAACGATAAGGATAAAATCAAAAAGATAGAATCTGACCTTATAAAACTTACACAGAAATTTCCGGACAGTCCTCAAGCCTTTTTTGCGCTCGCACAGGTGTATGTACGGAATCCCAAGGAAGCAGACAAGGCAATAGCCGCTGTTGAAAAAGCATGTGAACTGGATAAGCAAAACGTGGCCTATGCGGTTACATCCGCTACGCTTTATTATAGAAAATATCTGGTTGACAAAAATCCGGAATATTACCAAAAAGCAGTCGATCTTGCGACGCAGGCACTGACATATCCCGACAGTCTGGATATTCCCGGCCCTAAGCAAAGAACGAGTATGATAAACAGATATTCGCTTCATTCTTTCCTGGCGAATTGCTATCTCGACCAGGCGATGGTTGTCAGCGAAGCACAGAAAGCTGATAATCTGACGCTTGCTGAAAAAGAGGTTCACGAATTAAATCAGATTCTCGGCACAGCAGAAAATCCGTATGCTATAATGTGGCAGGGTAGACTTCTTCTTGCCAAAGGGCAGAAAAACGAAGGAGTTAAACTGCTGTACGACGCATTCCAGAAGCTTACCACCGGCGAGCAGGCACAGCAGGGCAACGACCCGCAAGTCGGCGTTTTATCTTATGAACTTGCCAGAGCGTTTGAGGGCGGCACTGAAACAGGTGCGGTCGGGTTGTTTTATTTAAACGCGTATAAAAACAGAATGTATGAAAATAAGCCGCAAATGCTTCTTGATTTTGCATCTTCGCTTATGCGGATACGCGACTGGAAGAACGCAACAGAATTGATTGACAGTTATGATCAGTATTTCGGCGAAAATGACGCAAGCCGTCAGCTTCGCATCAGCGCGTATATCGGCGGAAATATGTATGAGCAGGCCGAAGAAAAACTTGCCGGTCTTTCAGAAGACGACCCGAATGTTCTGCGATTGAAGAACCTGTATTTGAGCGGCGTAATCAACAAGACAATGTGGGATATCACACAGAGCCAGCCCGCACAGGGGCAGACATCGGCTCCGCAGGACACTCAAGCTTTGCAGTTGAAGGCCAAATTGGACCAAACTAAAAAAGAGAGCGTCAGGATTATGGATAAACTTGCCGCGACAGGCGCAAAAGTGCTCTCTGAAGCAGAGTTCGCGGAAATGTGCAAAAGATATATCAACGACCAGGAGTACAAAAAAGCGGCTGGTTTAGTTGATAACTACGCGATATCGCACCCCAACAGCATAAATGCCGGTCTTTACAAACTTGTACTGGCTGAACCTGCTCCGGGCAATATTACGCCGGAACGAAGCAATGAGATTATGCTGCGGGCGATTGAAAACTTAAAAACACCGATAGACCGCGAACTTCTTCTGTCCGGCTATTATCAGGCAAAAGGTGAGATGATGGAAGCCGTATCGCATAATCGTAAAGTTCTGGATATTGCTCCCGATAACGGTCAGGCACTGTTGAACATGTTGAATATTTCTCTTGGCCAGCAGGATTTCAAGGAAGCCGAGAACATTGTTGATTCAGCGGTTAAGTACAATATAGATTTGTGTGACGGCGAATTTTTCAAGGCAAAAATTGCTTACGTGAAAAAAGATTATCAGGCTGCAATCGAAAGAACCAATTCGTGTCTTGAGAAAAGGCCGATTTTTTCCGAAGCGTATCTTCTTCGCAGTCAGGCATATTCCGCAAGCGGCAAGGAAGATGATGCTATAAAGGATGCGAAAAAGGCCTATGAGCTTAATCCTTTCGATGCCGTTATTCCAAGAAATCTGGCTTATATTCTTTATAACCGTAATCAAAAGCTGGGAAGTGCGGCAAGCGTTGAACAGATTACTGAAACACGCAGTGCTCTTGAAACTGCTATACGCGCCAATCCAAGAGATGTGGATTTGCAGAACTTCTATGCTAAATATATAAGTTCGTCAGAGCCTGAAAGGGCAATCGCGGTTTCGCAGCAGATATTGAAAATGCAGCCGACAGTCAGCAATGCGATTTGGCTTGCTTCTTTGGCAATGGATGTTGCAAATAGTAACACCAGTGCCGCAAAATCCGGCAGCGCATATTACGACATTGCGATTAGCGCTTATAAAACGGCTTATGCGATGGAACCGAATGATTTGCGTGTGCTCGGCGGGTATTCTGAATGCCTGCAACGTGTCGGCAAAGCTGACGATGCTGAAAAACTGCTGGCCGGACACGACGACCTGCTCTGGCGTTTCTATGCACGAGTTGGAAGACTTGATGATGCCGAGAAATTGCTAAGCAAGTTATACGATGCTAATCCCAAAGACGCCAATAACACCAAAGGTATGTTATTTATCGCAAGGGCTAAAAGTGATCAGGCGAATATTTTGAAGTATTCCAACGAGCTTGTGAAATTAGATAAATCCCTTGATAATCAGATTGTGCAAATTGAATCCTTGCTGGAAATGGGATTATCCGATGAAGCCCAGAAAAAGCTCAATAGTCTTACAGAGCAATATCCTGATGATGCGAGACTGGCGTTTTTAAATGCCTGGCTGGCCGCAAAACAGGGCAAAATGGCTGAATCTTTGAAATTGGCGAACAGAAACCTTGAGCTTGACCCCGCAAATCCGCGTGTATGGCGTCTTCGCGGGCAAATCAATAATGCGATGAACAACTTCGTTGAAGCGATCAGCGATTTCCAAAAGAGCAAGGCTTTGGCAGATAACGCCGAAGTGCGAATTGACCTTGCGCGTGCTTACGCACGAACAAATTCAGTCGAGCAGGCAATTTCTGAACTTACGATTGCTGCAGATGATCAGAGCTCTTTGGTTGCCAGAAATATGCTTGAAGAATTGTATTATGCTACCGGCAATACCGAACGCATCAACAAATTCTACACTGAGACCATTGCGAAATATCCCAACGGCGTTTATTGGTACAATCACGCAGGTAATTTTGCATTAAGACTAAAGGAATATGACAAAGCGTTAAAGTTCTTTGACGCAGCGTTCCAAAATAGTTTGAAAATTAAGGCAGACTTGCCTGATGCCGAGTCGTTTGATGGAAAGATGAGAGCGTTGCTTTTGACTAAGAAATATGAACAGCTTCAGGCCGAAGCCACGAAATATCTGGAAACGCCTTTGGCTCCGATTGCGTTTGAAAGAATGGCTGAAGCGAAAGCTAATGCCGGCGACAAAGATGGCGCATTGCAATATTTCAAAAGAGCGCTTGAAAAAGCCGGTACAGATGAAACGTATATTATTGGAATACTCGGTTTGATGAATAATGTCATCGGTTATGATGAAACTATAAAATGGTGCAGTGAGAGAATTCAAACCCAGCCGAATTTGCTTGCCGTTAATTTGGCAATGTTCAATCTTTATAATATTAAGGAACAGTACAATAAAGCTCTTGAACATATTAATAAGTGCATTGAAATCGCCAAAGACGATGAACAGAAGAGTTATGCGTTCGCAGCCAACAAAACAAAGCTGCTGATGACAATGTACGCGAAAATGTCCGATAAGAAATATTTGAATATGGCGATTGAAGAGTATGAAAGTGTACTTAAGAAACAGCCGACAAATATAGAGGTTATGAATAACCTCGCTTATATTCTGGCTGATAATGATGTAAGCGTTGGCAAAGCTCTTGAATACGCCCAAAAAGCTTATCAGGCCGCGCCTAATAATGGCAGCATTTTGGATACGTATGCTTATGTGCTCTTTAAAAACGGAAAAACAAAAGAAGCAGACGAATTCATAAACCGGTCTATACAGCAGTATGAGCAGGGTAAAATGAATGCTCCTTTAGAGGTGTATGAGCACGTTGGAATGATTAAGGAAAAACTTGAGCAAAAAGATAAAGCACTGGAAGCTTACAAGCGTGCGATGGAATTGGCCGGCGACAGCAATTTGCCGGATGTGAAAAGCAGAATAAATGCTTCGATTGAAAGATTAAATTCTAAATGA
- a CDS encoding EpsI family protein: MNSIIKQYLQVPFVLCVVLLLAVAVFITGFKKHHGLTIIKKPLPLKTSFDELDENLLAPYKVLNKSKIENQDVLESLGTEDYLQWVFDDTSVDEMSPVRNCSVFITYYTGNPDQVPHVPEACYTGGGNQVESSSSVNLEVGDVNVPEIPKQVPATALVFTRKSSEIWQASSEFSVIYFFKVNGEYKGGRDGVRWALGNLTSEYSYFSKVELKFFNVRGLNPDQKQSIEAAGRVLKVLLPVLEKNHWPDWKKAN; this comes from the coding sequence ATGAACTCGATTATAAAACAATATCTGCAAGTTCCTTTTGTTTTGTGTGTTGTTTTGCTTTTAGCGGTTGCCGTTTTTATTACAGGTTTTAAAAAGCATCACGGGCTTACAATTATAAAAAAACCTTTGCCGCTGAAGACGTCTTTCGACGAACTGGACGAAAATCTTCTTGCGCCGTATAAGGTTTTAAATAAATCAAAAATTGAGAATCAGGACGTGCTTGAATCGTTAGGCACGGAAGATTATCTGCAATGGGTGTTTGATGATACATCTGTTGATGAAATGAGTCCTGTGAGAAATTGTTCGGTATTCATAACATATTATACAGGCAATCCCGACCAGGTGCCGCACGTGCCGGAGGCTTGTTATACCGGCGGAGGCAATCAGGTCGAGAGCAGTTCAAGTGTAAATCTTGAAGTCGGCGATGTGAATGTGCCGGAAATTCCAAAACAAGTTCCAGCAACTGCTCTGGTGTTTACACGAAAGTCTTCAGAAATATGGCAGGCGTCATCAGAATTTTCGGTTATTTATTTCTTCAAAGTCAACGGAGAATATAAAGGCGGCAGAGATGGCGTAAGATGGGCGCTTGGCAATCTGACGAGCGAGTATTCATATTTTTCAAAAGTTGAATTGAAATTTTTTAACGTTAGAGGGTTGAATCCTGACCAGAAGCAGTCGATAGAAGCTGCCGGCAGGGTTTTGAAAGTATTGTTACCGGTTTTGGAAAAGAATCACTGGCCTGACTGGAAGAAGGCAAATTAA
- a CDS encoding polysaccharide biosynthesis tyrosine autokinase has protein sequence MNDNKKPVFSGGQGMAGRQNPRMASTQQNAMALTPKEILDIFRRHILLIVILTIFGTVAGGGLWFVMARFAPKFTAKTYIEVLSPGKSDPTVIGGSPLAGKDIAYEFRFSKASLIKQQSMLQDLIRRDKIRETKWFQSFNDDVIKTMDNLDKNLVATADRNSNYILLSMTCGDAEESAFIVNQMVDLFIRSQQATAEEDVGAKLNELKTQETELRNKLASLNNTLTDIRRSSGITQLESTGDDSSFRHTVTQKLASLEVDKSKLEADIEEIRTSVTNYEDRNTKSEIVQRTTETDSVVLSLIEKITAYEAELARKLTNLGENHREIQQLREVLRQTIAEKDARINSKAQQIRDSDVTTVRDQFAVLTNRLAKLEELRAQTENQQRDLDTTRALYDQQVSDREETKIKLFDTQEQISKYNLIKQDAETAKVRSMGLAPAPLKKSSPIIYIYVPAGTFLGFMLAIGLAFLIEFMNDLLRTPRDVMKYADVSLLGMVTHKNFDAVTRRADMWKVVRQQPFSMMSECYRQFKANLKVVANAESQKVILVTSGNAGEGRTTVVANLAATFAAEDGKVLVIDANFRRPCIDKIFGSSGESLELNEKGLSDYLLGQCDIQAAIRHTDMADTDVIYSGALPANPAELLGGQRMRELLDYTKKNYDRIIIDGPPMLVSDAKALAAKADGTVLVFNTAITRRGTAQRIVRELREVNMNIFGAILIGVRVLKGGYYHELHESYNDYQSKAKPVAPQPTVN, from the coding sequence ATGAACGACAATAAAAAACCAGTATTTTCAGGAGGACAAGGTATGGCAGGACGCCAAAACCCACGTATGGCGTCTACACAGCAAAATGCCATGGCTTTAACTCCGAAGGAGATATTGGATATCTTCCGCCGGCATATTTTGCTTATAGTCATATTAACTATTTTCGGAACGGTCGCCGGCGGCGGATTGTGGTTCGTGATGGCGAGGTTTGCGCCTAAATTTACCGCAAAGACTTATATTGAAGTCTTGTCGCCCGGCAAATCAGACCCGACCGTTATAGGTGGTTCACCTCTTGCGGGCAAAGATATCGCCTATGAATTCAGGTTTTCAAAAGCTTCGCTGATAAAACAGCAGAGTATGCTTCAGGATCTTATCCGCAGAGACAAGATACGAGAAACCAAATGGTTCCAGAGTTTCAATGACGATGTTATCAAGACGATGGATAATCTTGACAAAAATCTCGTTGCGACAGCAGACAGAAACAGTAATTACATTTTGCTAAGTATGACTTGCGGTGACGCCGAAGAATCTGCGTTTATTGTCAACCAGATGGTTGATCTGTTCATCAGATCGCAGCAGGCTACTGCTGAAGAAGATGTCGGTGCAAAGTTAAACGAACTTAAAACACAGGAAACTGAACTTCGCAACAAACTTGCAAGCCTTAATAATACGCTTACAGACATTCGGCGTTCATCGGGAATTACACAACTTGAATCGACCGGCGATGATAGCAGTTTCCGTCATACAGTTACTCAAAAACTGGCCAGCCTTGAAGTAGATAAATCGAAACTTGAAGCAGATATCGAGGAAATTCGTACAAGTGTTACTAATTACGAAGACAGAAATACTAAGAGCGAGATCGTTCAGCGTACAACTGAAACAGATTCGGTCGTTTTGTCACTTATTGAAAAAATCACTGCTTATGAAGCAGAACTTGCCCGCAAGCTGACGAATCTTGGCGAAAACCACAGAGAAATACAGCAATTAAGGGAAGTATTACGGCAGACTATTGCTGAAAAAGATGCCAGAATTAACTCCAAAGCGCAGCAAATTCGCGATTCAGACGTAACAACAGTCAGGGATCAGTTTGCAGTACTTACGAATCGCCTTGCCAAGCTTGAAGAATTAAGGGCGCAAACAGAAAACCAGCAAAGAGACCTTGATACAACCAGAGCTCTTTATGACCAGCAGGTTTCTGACAGAGAGGAAACAAAGATTAAATTATTTGACACACAGGAGCAGATAAGCAAATACAATCTTATAAAGCAGGATGCTGAAACAGCGAAGGTAAGATCGATGGGGCTTGCTCCGGCTCCTTTGAAGAAGAGTTCGCCGATTATTTATATTTATGTACCGGCAGGCACGTTCCTTGGGTTTATGCTGGCAATCGGCCTTGCGTTTCTGATTGAATTTATGAACGACCTGCTCCGTACGCCAAGAGATGTAATGAAATATGCAGATGTTTCACTGCTTGGAATGGTTACACATAAGAATTTCGACGCTGTTACTCGAAGAGCGGATATGTGGAAAGTTGTAAGACAGCAGCCGTTCTCTATGATGAGCGAATGTTACAGGCAGTTCAAGGCAAATCTTAAAGTGGTTGCCAATGCAGAGAGCCAAAAGGTGATTTTGGTTACAAGCGGCAACGCCGGCGAAGGCAGAACTACTGTCGTGGCTAATTTAGCCGCCACTTTCGCAGCCGAAGACGGCAAAGTGCTTGTAATTGATGCCAATTTCCGCAGGCCGTGCATTGATAAGATATTTGGCAGTTCAGGCGAAAGTCTGGAACTGAACGAAAAAGGCTTAAGCGATTATCTTTTGGGTCAGTGTGATATTCAGGCAGCTATCAGACATACCGATATGGCTGATACCGATGTTATATACAGCGGCGCTCTGCCGGCCAATCCGGCTGAACTGCTTGGCGGTCAGCGTATGCGTGAGTTGCTCGACTACACGAAGAAAAACTATGACCGTATTATTATCGATGGTCCTCCGATGCTTGTCAGTGATGCCAAGGCATTGGCTGCAAAAGCTGACGGTACAGTGCTTGTGTTCAATACCGCGATTACAAGACGCGGCACCGCACAGCGTATCGTTCGCGAGCTTAGAGAAGTCAATATGAATATTTTCGGCGCAATTCTTATCGGCGTAAGAGTTCTAAAGGGCGGTTATTATCACGAACTGCATGAATCTTACAATGACTATCAGTCGAAAGCAAAGCCTGTGGCTCCTCAGCCGACAGTTAATTAA
- a CDS encoding polysaccharide biosynthesis/export family protein has protein sequence MRKINASRLVIATVVVVCLLTGCSKDHLDPSQIGRFRPIPAVNLILDSLGVAEESASAYEGAEEPKPSDVVPYERDYTFGAGDTIRIQIFELLQENYAYVDNFIVNESGNISIPEIGQIQAAGMTESQLEDEIRNALSPGILKNPSVTVLLEQSENRVFSILGDGISNPNRYLIPRNDFRLLDALAVAGSAQQFNVSYVYVTRKIAPQEQLGNIPASDQQANTQSINENESFQQDINDQQMLEVIEPSVMPGQLVVSHAEMATEEELEKLAAPEEIAQDDKANQLPVSNEMPRTEQGGSDIEWTFKDGRWVPVNNGKEEAVQPLAQSQQKPLEQTTAPMPPTGEQALPDKYAMGDLSAVTFQNRVIKIPKDKLFGGDPRYNIIIRPGDTITVQLDVVGEYYILGNVNNQGIVNLTGRPMTLKMAIAAAGGLGPLAWPKKCEVIRRVGEKKEEIVMVDLEKIANGTQPDFFIKPNDVINVGTHGVSRYLAVLRNAFRATYGFGFIYDRNFGDRHMGLDAPLSPFFGY, from the coding sequence ATGAGAAAGATAAACGCAAGCCGATTAGTAATCGCTACTGTTGTAGTGGTGTGTCTTTTAACTGGATGCAGCAAAGACCATCTTGACCCTTCACAGATTGGACGCTTCAGGCCGATTCCGGCAGTCAATCTGATTCTCGATTCGCTGGGTGTTGCTGAAGAGTCAGCGTCAGCTTACGAAGGCGCTGAAGAGCCCAAGCCGTCAGATGTGGTTCCCTACGAAAGAGATTATACATTTGGCGCAGGCGATACCATCAGGATTCAGATTTTTGAATTGCTGCAGGAAAATTACGCTTACGTTGACAATTTTATAGTTAATGAAAGCGGAAATATTTCAATACCTGAAATCGGCCAGATTCAGGCGGCCGGAATGACAGAAAGCCAGCTCGAAGATGAAATCAGGAACGCGCTTTCGCCTGGCATTTTAAAGAATCCTTCAGTAACGGTTTTACTTGAACAATCTGAAAACAGAGTATTCTCAATTCTCGGCGATGGTATATCAAATCCTAACAGATATCTTATTCCGCGAAATGATTTTCGTCTGCTCGATGCGCTTGCGGTCGCGGGCTCTGCACAGCAGTTTAACGTAAGTTATGTTTATGTTACTCGTAAAATTGCACCCCAGGAGCAGCTTGGCAATATACCTGCTTCTGACCAGCAGGCAAATACGCAAAGTATTAATGAAAACGAATCGTTCCAACAGGACATCAATGACCAGCAGATGCTGGAAGTTATAGAGCCGTCTGTAATGCCGGGGCAGCTTGTTGTGTCTCACGCGGAAATGGCAACAGAAGAAGAACTTGAGAAACTTGCCGCTCCTGAAGAAATAGCACAGGACGATAAAGCTAATCAATTACCGGTAAGCAATGAAATGCCGCGAACAGAACAGGGCGGCAGCGATATCGAATGGACTTTCAAAGATGGCAGATGGGTGCCGGTAAACAACGGTAAAGAAGAAGCGGTTCAACCTCTGGCCCAGTCACAGCAGAAACCTTTGGAACAGACAACTGCTCCAATGCCTCCAACCGGCGAACAAGCACTGCCGGATAAGTACGCAATGGGCGATTTGAGCGCGGTTACATTCCAGAATCGCGTTATAAAGATTCCAAAAGACAAACTTTTCGGCGGCGACCCGCGATATAATATTATCATCAGGCCCGGCGATACGATTACAGTTCAGCTTGACGTTGTCGGCGAATACTATATTCTTGGAAACGTAAACAATCAGGGTATCGTAAATCTTACCGGCAGGCCGATGACTCTTAAAATGGCAATCGCGGCAGCAGGCGGACTTGGACCGCTCGCATGGCCGAAAAAATGTGAAGTCATCCGCAGAGTCGGTGAAAAGAAAGAAGAAATCGTTATGGTTGACCTTGAGAAGATTGCCAATGGTACACAGCCCGATTTCTTTATCAAACCAAACGATGTGATTAATGTGGGTACACATGGCGTTTCGCGGTATTTGGCCGTTCTTAGAAACGCTTTCAGAGCCACTTATGGTTTTGGTTTCATTTACGACCGAAACTTTGGCGACAGACATATGGGACTTGATGCTCCCCTTAGTCCGTTCTTCGGTTATTAA